A section of the Burkholderia mallei ATCC 23344 genome encodes:
- a CDS encoding YdcH family protein, with protein sequence MQTRSAETQQELYNRLVSLQELHQQLAREIEQKEGRSDIDDLTLHRLKKEKLLAKDKIIMLQSQLEPDKRA encoded by the coding sequence ATGCAAACCCGTTCGGCGGAAACGCAACAGGAGCTGTACAACCGACTGGTTTCTTTGCAGGAGCTGCACCAGCAGCTGGCCCGCGAGATCGAGCAGAAGGAGGGACGTTCCGACATCGACGACCTGACGCTGCACCGGCTGAAGAAGGAAAAGCTGCTGGCCAAAGACAAGATCATCATGCTGCAATCGCAGCTCGAACCGGATAAGCGCGCCTGA
- a CDS encoding lipoprotein, giving the protein MIRSFPTTLPTSRFSVVAFAVALAATLSCAPVAGVAQTPAPAATSPAAAADAGAFAAPANFDARQKVLNQRTAENDYRYAVAQHNCYSTFFVNHCLDKARETMRAERANISQEQLALDDEQRAVRAQERDRQLALKEAERQAQAPQRAADEQANAAAYEGKQQENALKRAQRDAQAPQRAANQQAYDAKQAEFQRKLDAAHAQAAKDAQQRAENAARYEQKQRDAAQHKADVDERQRQAAEKAKQKQQQ; this is encoded by the coding sequence ATGATCCGCAGCTTTCCTACGACGTTGCCTACCTCCCGATTTTCCGTTGTCGCGTTCGCCGTTGCGCTAGCGGCGACGCTCTCCTGCGCGCCCGTCGCCGGCGTCGCGCAGACGCCGGCACCTGCCGCGACGTCGCCCGCCGCCGCAGCCGATGCGGGCGCGTTTGCCGCGCCGGCGAATTTCGACGCGCGTCAAAAAGTGCTCAATCAACGCACCGCGGAAAACGACTATCGTTATGCGGTGGCTCAGCACAATTGTTACAGCACGTTCTTCGTCAATCACTGCCTGGACAAGGCGCGCGAAACGATGCGGGCCGAGCGTGCGAACATCAGCCAGGAGCAGCTCGCGCTAGACGACGAGCAGCGGGCGGTGCGCGCGCAGGAGCGCGACCGGCAGCTCGCGCTGAAGGAAGCCGAGCGGCAGGCGCAGGCGCCGCAGCGCGCGGCGGACGAACAGGCGAACGCGGCCGCGTACGAAGGCAAGCAGCAGGAAAACGCGCTCAAGCGCGCGCAGCGCGACGCGCAGGCGCCGCAACGCGCGGCGAACCAGCAGGCGTACGACGCGAAGCAGGCCGAATTCCAGCGCAAGCTCGACGCGGCGCATGCGCAGGCGGCCAAGGATGCGCAGCAGCGAGCGGAGAACGCCGCACGCTACGAACAGAAGCAGCGTGATGCGGCGCAGCACAAGGCGGATGTCGACGAGCGCCAGCGGCAGGCCGCCGAGAAGGCGAAGCAAAAGCAGCAGCAGTAG
- a CDS encoding Tex family protein, producing the protein MTETVALKIVQRIADELSVQPRQVAAAVQLLDEGSTVPFIARYRKEVTGNLDDTQLRQLEERLLYLRELEERRATIIASIDEQGKLTDELRAAIDAADSKQTLEDLYLPYKPKRRTRAQIAREAGLEPLAQALLANPLLDPQAEAAAYVNTDRGVADVKAALDGARDILSEQFGETAELLGKLRDYLFERGVVSSAVVDGKQGEEGEKFRDYYDYSETIKTVPSHRALALFRGRNAGVLTVKLGLGEELDAQVPHPGEAMIARHFGIANQNRPADKWLSDVCRWCWRVKVQPHIETELLTQLRETAEHEAIRVFARNLKDLLLAAPAGPKAVIGLDPGLRTGVKVAVVDRTGKLLATDTIYPHEPRRDWDGSLAKLARLAAQTQAELVSIGNGTASRETDKLASELIAKHPELKLQKIVVSEAGASVYSASELAAKEFPELDVSLRGAVSIARRLQDPLAELVKIEPKAIGVGQYQHDVNQRELARSLDAVVEDCVNAVGVDANTASAALLARVSGLNSTLARNIVDYRDANGPFPSREHLRRVPRLGDKTFEQAAGFLRINGGENPLDRSSVHPEAYPVVERMLAKISKRIDDVLGNRDALAGLSPAEFVDERFGLPTVRDILSELEKPGRDPRPEFKTATFREGVEKVSDLAPGMVLEGVVTNVAAFGAFVDIGVHQDGLVHVSAMSTKFIKDPHEIVKAGQVVKVKVLDVDVKRQRISLTMRLDDDAAPSAPGNRGGAERGAMRGGARAQRSREPEPAGAMAAAFAKLKQR; encoded by the coding sequence ATGACGGAAACCGTAGCACTCAAGATCGTACAGCGCATCGCCGACGAACTCTCGGTCCAGCCGCGGCAGGTCGCCGCGGCGGTGCAACTCCTCGACGAAGGCTCCACCGTTCCGTTCATCGCCCGCTACCGGAAGGAAGTCACGGGCAATCTGGACGACACGCAGTTGCGCCAGCTCGAAGAGCGCCTGCTGTATCTGCGCGAGCTCGAGGAACGCCGCGCGACGATCATCGCGAGCATCGACGAGCAGGGCAAGCTGACGGACGAACTGCGCGCGGCGATCGACGCGGCCGACAGCAAGCAGACGCTCGAGGATCTGTACCTGCCGTACAAGCCGAAGCGCCGCACGCGCGCGCAGATCGCCCGCGAAGCCGGGCTCGAGCCGCTCGCGCAGGCGCTCCTCGCGAATCCGCTGCTCGATCCCCAGGCGGAAGCGGCCGCGTACGTGAACACGGATCGCGGCGTCGCCGACGTGAAGGCGGCGCTCGACGGCGCGCGCGACATCCTGTCCGAGCAATTCGGCGAGACGGCCGAACTGCTCGGCAAGCTGCGCGACTATCTGTTCGAGCGCGGCGTCGTGTCGTCGGCCGTCGTCGACGGCAAGCAAGGCGAGGAAGGCGAGAAATTCCGCGACTACTACGACTACTCGGAAACGATCAAGACCGTGCCGTCGCACCGCGCGCTCGCGCTGTTCCGCGGCCGCAACGCCGGCGTGCTGACCGTGAAGCTCGGCCTCGGCGAAGAGCTCGATGCGCAGGTGCCGCACCCGGGCGAGGCGATGATCGCGCGCCATTTCGGGATCGCGAACCAGAACCGGCCGGCCGACAAGTGGCTGTCCGACGTGTGCCGCTGGTGCTGGCGCGTGAAGGTGCAGCCGCACATCGAAACCGAATTGCTCACACAATTGCGCGAGACGGCCGAGCATGAGGCGATCCGCGTGTTCGCGCGCAACCTGAAGGACCTGCTGCTCGCCGCGCCCGCGGGCCCGAAGGCCGTGATCGGTCTCGACCCCGGCCTGCGCACGGGCGTGAAGGTCGCCGTCGTCGACCGCACGGGCAAGCTGCTCGCGACCGACACGATCTATCCGCACGAGCCGCGCCGCGACTGGGACGGCTCGCTCGCGAAGCTCGCGCGCCTCGCCGCGCAGACGCAGGCCGAGCTCGTCAGCATCGGCAACGGCACCGCGTCGCGCGAAACCGACAAGCTCGCGAGCGAGCTGATCGCCAAGCATCCCGAGCTCAAGCTGCAGAAGATCGTCGTGTCGGAGGCGGGCGCGTCCGTCTACTCGGCGTCGGAGCTCGCCGCGAAGGAATTCCCCGAGCTCGACGTGTCGCTGCGCGGCGCGGTATCGATCGCGCGCCGGCTGCAGGATCCGCTCGCGGAGCTCGTGAAGATCGAGCCGAAGGCGATCGGCGTCGGCCAGTATCAGCACGACGTGAACCAGCGCGAGCTCGCGCGCTCGCTCGACGCGGTCGTCGAGGATTGCGTGAACGCGGTCGGCGTCGACGCGAACACCGCGTCTGCCGCCCTCCTCGCGCGCGTGTCGGGCCTGAACTCGACGCTCGCGCGCAACATCGTCGACTATCGCGACGCGAACGGCCCGTTCCCGTCGCGCGAGCACCTGCGCCGCGTGCCGCGCCTCGGCGACAAGACGTTCGAGCAGGCGGCGGGCTTCCTGCGCATCAACGGCGGCGAGAATCCGCTCGACCGCTCGTCGGTGCACCCGGAGGCATACCCCGTCGTCGAGCGGATGCTCGCGAAGATCAGCAAGCGCATCGACGACGTGCTAGGCAACCGCGACGCGCTCGCGGGCCTGTCGCCCGCCGAATTCGTCGATGAACGTTTCGGTTTGCCGACCGTGCGCGACATCCTGTCCGAGCTCGAGAAGCCCGGCCGCGATCCGCGCCCCGAATTCAAGACCGCGACATTCCGCGAAGGTGTCGAGAAAGTGTCGGATCTCGCGCCGGGGATGGTGCTCGAAGGCGTCGTGACGAACGTGGCGGCATTCGGCGCGTTCGTCGACATCGGCGTGCATCAGGACGGGCTCGTCCACGTGTCCGCGATGTCGACGAAATTCATCAAGGATCCTCACGAAATCGTGAAGGCCGGCCAGGTCGTCAAGGTGAAGGTGCTCGACGTCGATGTGAAGCGCCAGCGGATTTCGCTGACGATGCGGCTCGACGACGACGCGGCGCCCAGCGCGCCCGGCAATCGCGGCGGCGCCGAGCGCGGCGCAATGCGCGGCGGCGCCCGGGCGCAGCGCTCGCGCGAGCCGGAACCGGCGGGCGCGATGGCCGCCGCGTTCGCAAAGCTCAAGCAGCGTTGA
- a CDS encoding potassium transporter Kup — MTDTNHSSMRQHSLQSLAIAAIGVVFGDIGTSPLYSLKEAFSPAHGIPLTPSAILGVISLLFWAIILVVGIKYVLFVMRADNNGEGGVLALMALSLRPLNPKSRITGLMMALGIFGACMFYGDAVITPAISVMSAVEGLEVATPQLSHLVLPITIVILIALFWIQRHGTATVGKLFGPIMLLWFVTIAALGIYHIARAPMIVSAINPYYAFSFMSEHVLLAYVVLGSVVLVLTGAEALYADMGHFGAKPIRLAAYVLVMPSLVLNYFGQGALLLLDPKAIENPFFLLAPQWAALPLVVLSTVATVIASQAVISGAYSLTSQAIQLGYVPRMKILHTSELAIGQIYVPVVNWLLLFVILCIVIGFKSSDNLAAAYGIAVTATMVITTILAAVVMVKVWNWNKLLVAMIIGVFLVIDLGFFGANLLKVEQGGWLPLGIGALLFFLLMTWYKGRHIVKERTAADGIPLAPFLQGLLAHPPHRVSGTAIYLTGNDTLVPVSLLHNLKHNKVLHERTIFMTFVTRDIPYVKDHERVTVHDAGEGLYIVKAEYGFNETPDVKAVLEEVARQRGMTFELMDTSFFLARETVVPTHLPGMSIWRERVFAWMHQNAAKPTDFFAIPANRVVELGTKIEI, encoded by the coding sequence ATGACCGACACGAATCACTCGTCCATGCGCCAGCATTCGCTGCAATCGCTCGCGATCGCCGCGATCGGCGTGGTTTTCGGCGACATCGGCACGAGCCCGCTGTACTCGCTCAAGGAAGCGTTCAGTCCGGCCCACGGCATTCCCCTCACGCCCAGCGCGATTCTCGGCGTGATCTCGCTGTTGTTCTGGGCGATCATCCTCGTCGTCGGCATCAAGTACGTGCTGTTCGTGATGCGCGCGGACAATAACGGCGAGGGTGGCGTGCTCGCGCTGATGGCGCTGTCGCTGCGGCCGCTGAATCCGAAATCGCGCATCACCGGCCTGATGATGGCGCTCGGCATCTTCGGCGCATGCATGTTCTACGGCGACGCGGTGATCACGCCGGCGATCTCGGTGATGTCGGCGGTCGAAGGGCTTGAAGTCGCGACACCGCAACTGTCGCACCTCGTGCTGCCGATCACGATCGTGATCCTGATCGCGCTGTTCTGGATCCAGCGGCACGGCACGGCGACGGTCGGCAAGCTGTTCGGCCCGATCATGCTGCTCTGGTTCGTGACGATCGCCGCGCTCGGCATCTATCACATCGCGCGCGCGCCGATGATCGTCTCGGCGATCAATCCGTATTACGCGTTTTCGTTCATGTCCGAGCACGTGCTGCTCGCGTACGTCGTGCTCGGCTCGGTCGTGCTCGTGCTGACGGGCGCGGAGGCGCTCTACGCGGACATGGGGCACTTCGGCGCGAAGCCGATCCGGCTCGCCGCATACGTGCTCGTGATGCCGTCGCTCGTGCTCAACTACTTCGGCCAGGGCGCGCTGCTGCTGCTCGATCCGAAGGCGATCGAAAATCCGTTCTTCCTGCTCGCGCCGCAATGGGCGGCGCTGCCGCTCGTGGTGCTGTCCACGGTCGCGACCGTCATCGCCTCGCAGGCGGTGATCTCGGGCGCGTATTCGCTGACGAGCCAGGCGATCCAGCTCGGCTACGTGCCGCGGATGAAGATCCTGCATACGTCGGAGCTCGCGATCGGGCAGATCTACGTGCCCGTCGTCAACTGGCTGTTGTTGTTCGTGATCCTCTGCATCGTGATCGGCTTCAAGAGCTCCGACAACCTCGCGGCCGCGTACGGCATCGCGGTGACGGCGACGATGGTGATCACGACGATCCTCGCCGCCGTCGTGATGGTGAAGGTCTGGAACTGGAACAAGCTGCTTGTCGCGATGATCATCGGCGTGTTCCTCGTCATCGATCTCGGCTTCTTCGGCGCGAACCTGCTGAAGGTCGAGCAGGGCGGCTGGCTGCCGCTCGGCATCGGCGCGCTGCTGTTCTTCCTGCTGATGACGTGGTACAAGGGGCGTCACATCGTCAAGGAGCGCACCGCCGCAGACGGCATTCCGCTCGCGCCGTTCCTGCAGGGGCTGCTCGCGCATCCGCCGCACCGCGTGTCGGGCACCGCGATCTATCTGACGGGCAACGATACGCTCGTGCCGGTGAGCCTCCTGCACAACCTGAAGCACAACAAGGTGCTGCACGAGCGCACGATCTTCATGACGTTCGTCACGCGCGACATCCCGTATGTGAAGGACCACGAACGAGTGACGGTCCATGATGCGGGCGAGGGGCTCTACATCGTCAAGGCGGAATACGGCTTTAACGAGACGCCGGACGTGAAGGCCGTGCTCGAGGAGGTCGCGCGCCAGCGCGGCATGACGTTCGAGCTGATGGACACGTCGTTTTTCCTCGCGCGCGAAACCGTCGTGCCGACCCATCTGCCGGGCATGTCGATCTGGCGCGAGCGCGTGTTCGCATGGATGCACCAGAACGCCGCGAAGCCGACGGATTTCTTCGCGATCCCGGCGAACCGCGTCGTCGAGCTCGGCACGAAAATCGAGATCTGA
- a CDS encoding phosphoribosyltransferase produces MTQNLTASITMSDPRNDDKNLWVGWDEYHRLIEMLALAVHDSGWKFDKILCLARGGLRVGDQLSRIYDLPLAILATSSYREAAGTQQGDLDIAQYITMTRGELTGNVLLVDDLVDSGVTLARVQQHLKERYPAVTAVRSAVLCYKGCSKVKPDYHVQYLPTNPWIHQPFEEWDTVRPHNLAAWIKRGNAQRDDASAA; encoded by the coding sequence ATGACGCAGAACCTCACAGCCTCGATCACGATGTCCGATCCGCGCAACGACGACAAGAATCTCTGGGTCGGCTGGGACGAATACCACCGGCTGATCGAGATGCTCGCGCTCGCCGTGCACGATTCCGGATGGAAGTTCGACAAGATCCTGTGTCTCGCGCGCGGCGGGCTGCGCGTGGGCGATCAGCTTTCGCGCATCTACGATCTGCCGCTCGCGATTCTCGCGACGAGCTCGTACCGCGAAGCGGCGGGCACGCAGCAGGGCGATCTCGATATCGCGCAGTACATCACGATGACGCGCGGCGAACTGACGGGCAACGTGCTGCTCGTCGACGATCTCGTCGATTCGGGCGTGACGCTCGCGCGCGTGCAGCAGCACCTGAAGGAGCGTTATCCGGCCGTGACGGCCGTGCGCTCGGCGGTGCTCTGCTACAAGGGCTGCTCGAAGGTGAAGCCCGACTATCACGTTCAGTATCTGCCGACGAATCCGTGGATTCATCAGCCGTTCGAAGAGTGGGATACCGTGCGTCCGCACAATCTCGCGGCATGGATCAAGCGCGGCAACGCGCAGCGCGACGACGCGTCCGCCGCATAA
- a CDS encoding adenylosuccinate synthase, producing MSASAVNVTPGRNVVVVGTQWGDEGKGKIVDWLTDHAQGVVRFQGGHNAGHTLIIGGKKTILRLIPSGIMREGVACYIGNGVVLSPEALFKEIGELEEAGLSVRERLFISEATTLILPYHIAIDQAREARRGAGKIGTTGRGIGPAYEDKVGRRALRVQDLFDARTFADRLRENLDFHNFVLTQYLGGAAVDFQATLDTMLGYADRLKPMVTDVSRRLYEENHAGRNLLFEGAQGTLLDIDHGTYPFVTSSNCVAGAAAAGAGVGPQKLDYILGITKAYCTRVGSGPFPSELYDADNPSRQDQIGITLANVGKEFGSVTGRPRRTGWLDAAALRRSIQINGVSGLCMTKLDVLDGLDEVKLCVGYKIDGEDVDLLPRGAAEVARCEPVYETFGGWKESTVGIDSWDALPANARAYLTRVQEVAGVPIDMVSTGPDRDETILLRHPFKV from the coding sequence ATGTCTGCCAGCGCAGTGAACGTGACTCCCGGGCGCAACGTCGTCGTCGTGGGGACTCAATGGGGTGATGAAGGCAAAGGCAAGATCGTCGACTGGCTGACGGACCACGCTCAGGGCGTCGTGCGTTTCCAGGGCGGCCACAACGCCGGCCACACCCTCATCATCGGCGGCAAGAAGACCATCTTGCGCCTCATCCCGTCGGGCATCATGCGTGAAGGCGTCGCCTGCTACATCGGCAACGGCGTCGTCCTCTCCCCCGAGGCACTGTTCAAGGAAATCGGCGAGCTGGAAGAAGCCGGCCTGTCCGTTCGCGAGCGCCTGTTCATTTCCGAGGCGACGACGCTGATTCTCCCGTATCACATCGCGATCGACCAGGCGCGCGAGGCGCGCAGGGGCGCGGGCAAGATCGGCACGACGGGCCGCGGCATCGGCCCCGCATACGAGGACAAGGTCGGCCGCCGCGCGCTGCGCGTGCAGGATCTGTTCGACGCGAGAACGTTCGCCGACCGCCTGCGCGAGAATCTCGACTTCCACAATTTCGTGCTGACGCAGTATCTCGGCGGCGCGGCCGTCGATTTCCAGGCGACGCTCGACACGATGCTCGGCTACGCGGATCGCCTGAAGCCGATGGTCACGGACGTGTCGCGCCGCCTGTACGAAGAAAACCACGCGGGCCGCAACCTGCTGTTCGAAGGCGCGCAGGGCACGCTGCTCGACATCGACCACGGTACCTATCCGTTCGTCACGTCGAGCAACTGCGTCGCGGGCGCGGCGGCGGCGGGCGCGGGCGTCGGCCCGCAGAAGCTCGACTACATCCTCGGCATCACGAAGGCGTATTGCACGCGCGTCGGCTCGGGCCCGTTCCCGAGCGAGCTGTACGACGCGGACAATCCGAGCCGCCAGGATCAGATCGGCATCACGCTCGCGAACGTCGGCAAGGAATTCGGCTCCGTCACGGGCCGCCCGCGCCGCACCGGCTGGCTCGACGCGGCCGCGCTGCGCCGCTCGATCCAGATCAACGGCGTGTCGGGCCTGTGCATGACGAAGCTCGACGTGCTCGACGGCCTCGACGAAGTGAAGCTGTGCGTCGGCTACAAGATCGACGGTGAAGACGTCGATCTGCTGCCGCGCGGCGCGGCCGAAGTCGCGCGCTGCGAACCCGTCTACGAGACGTTCGGCGGCTGGAAGGAAAGCACGGTCGGCATCGACTCGTGGGACGCGCTGCCCGCGAACGCGCGTGCGTACCTGACGCGCGTGCAGGAAGTGGCCGGCGTGCCGATCGACATGGTGTCCACGGGCCCGGATCGCGACGAGACGATCCTGCTGCGTCATCCGTTCAAGGTGTAA
- a CDS encoding ATP phosphoribosyltransferase regulatory subunit: protein MSTWLLPENIADVLPSEARKIEELRRRLLDRFRSYGYEMVMPPLLEYLESLLTSGGNELRLRTFKLVDQVSGRTLGLRADMTPQVARIDAHLLNRQGVTRLCYAGPVLHTRPRGLHASREQLQIGAEIYGHAGLEADQEIQQLMLDALHLTGLKKIRLDLCHAGVLAALFARDAAAAERGEALYEALAGKDVPRLNELTDDLGADTRAALRALPRLYGDASVLDDARRLLPALPEIARALDDLAHLAAQVKDAEVAIDLADLRGYAYHSGAMFAAYVDGVPNAVAHGGRYDHVGQAYGRARPATGFSLDLREIARISPVEARGAAILAPWKQDDALRAAVGALRDAGEVVIQALPGHDHVLDEFACDRALVERDGAWVIEPR from the coding sequence ATGTCGACCTGGTTACTTCCCGAGAATATTGCCGACGTGCTGCCGTCGGAGGCGCGCAAGATCGAGGAGCTGCGCCGCAGGCTGCTCGATCGCTTTCGTTCGTACGGCTACGAAATGGTCATGCCGCCGCTGCTCGAGTATCTGGAATCGCTGCTGACGAGCGGCGGCAACGAGCTGCGCCTGCGCACGTTCAAGCTCGTCGATCAGGTGTCGGGCCGCACGCTCGGCTTGCGCGCCGACATGACGCCGCAGGTCGCGCGCATCGATGCGCACCTGCTGAACCGCCAGGGCGTGACGCGCCTCTGCTACGCGGGCCCGGTGTTGCACACGCGTCCGCGCGGGTTGCACGCGAGCCGCGAGCAGTTGCAGATCGGCGCGGAAATCTACGGGCACGCGGGCCTCGAGGCCGATCAGGAGATCCAGCAGTTGATGCTCGACGCGCTGCATCTGACGGGTCTGAAGAAAATCCGGCTCGACCTCTGCCACGCGGGCGTGCTGGCCGCGCTCTTCGCGCGCGACGCGGCGGCGGCCGAGCGCGGCGAGGCGCTCTACGAGGCGCTCGCGGGCAAGGACGTGCCGCGCCTGAACGAGCTGACCGACGACCTCGGCGCCGATACGCGCGCCGCGCTGCGCGCGCTGCCGCGCCTGTACGGCGACGCATCGGTGCTCGACGACGCGCGCCGCTTGTTGCCCGCGCTGCCGGAGATCGCCCGCGCGCTCGACGATCTCGCGCATCTCGCCGCGCAGGTGAAGGATGCGGAGGTCGCGATCGATCTGGCCGATTTGCGCGGCTATGCGTATCACAGCGGCGCGATGTTCGCCGCGTACGTCGACGGCGTGCCGAACGCGGTTGCGCACGGCGGCCGCTACGACCACGTCGGCCAGGCGTACGGCCGCGCGCGGCCCGCGACGGGCTTTTCGCTCGATCTGCGCGAAATCGCGCGGATCTCGCCCGTGGAGGCGCGCGGCGCTGCGATTCTCGCGCCGTGGAAGCAGGACGACGCGCTGCGCGCGGCGGTCGGCGCGCTGCGCGACGCGGGCGAGGTCGTGATTCAGGCGCTGCCGGGGCACGATCACGTGCTCGACGAATTCGCGTGCGACCGCGCACTCGTCGAGCGCGACGGCGCGTGGGTGATCGAGCCCCGCTGA
- a CDS encoding DUF2065 domain-containing protein — MDLAGSLLLALALMLIIEGAFPFVFPSAWRDTFRRIAERPPHHIRIGGFIVMALGLVLLLLVT; from the coding sequence ATGGATCTCGCTGGCTCGTTACTGCTTGCTCTCGCGCTGATGCTCATCATCGAGGGCGCCTTTCCGTTCGTGTTTCCGAGCGCCTGGCGCGACACGTTCCGTAGAATAGCGGAGCGGCCCCCGCACCATATCCGGATCGGCGGGTTCATCGTGATGGCGCTCGGGCTTGTGCTGCTTCTGCTCGTCACCTGA